One Amycolatopsis sp. NBC_00355 genomic window carries:
- a CDS encoding lactate 2-monooxygenase has protein sequence MTERFGSYQNELYLQGLGGQLPPSSTDATKLEASAREVMAPGPFSYVAGAAGSGATARANREAFDRWRVVPRMLTGATDRDLSTTVLGTRLLAPVAVAPVGVQSIVHSDAESATARAAASVGLPFILSTASSTGIEDVAAANGDGPRWFQLYWPGDPDVCASLLARAKAAGYTALVVTLDTWTLAWRPSDLDQGYLPFLKGEGLAVAFTDPVFRGLLEKTPEEDSGTAILRWLGMITGADRTWDQLPFLREHWDGPIVLKGIQHVADARRAAEAGMDGIVVSNHGGRQVDGAIGALEALPGIVAAVGDRLEVLFDSGIRTGADVLKAIALGARAVLVGRPWVYGLAHAGEDGVRHVLRSILADFDLTMGLSGHRTLADLGPDSLQRT, from the coding sequence GTGACCGAACGCTTCGGCAGCTACCAGAACGAGCTCTACCTGCAGGGTCTCGGTGGTCAGCTGCCGCCGAGCTCGACCGACGCGACGAAGCTCGAAGCGTCGGCCCGCGAGGTCATGGCGCCCGGTCCGTTCTCCTACGTCGCGGGCGCGGCCGGCTCCGGCGCGACCGCCCGCGCGAACCGCGAGGCGTTCGACCGCTGGCGCGTCGTGCCGCGGATGCTGACCGGCGCCACCGACCGCGACCTGTCGACCACGGTGCTCGGCACCCGGCTGCTCGCGCCGGTGGCCGTCGCGCCCGTCGGCGTCCAGTCGATCGTGCACTCCGACGCCGAGTCCGCCACGGCCCGCGCCGCGGCCTCGGTCGGCCTGCCGTTCATCCTCTCCACGGCGTCGTCGACCGGCATCGAGGACGTCGCCGCGGCCAACGGCGACGGCCCGCGCTGGTTCCAGCTGTACTGGCCGGGCGACCCGGACGTCTGCGCGAGCCTGCTGGCCCGGGCGAAGGCGGCCGGCTACACGGCGCTGGTCGTCACGCTCGACACGTGGACGCTGGCCTGGCGTCCGTCCGATCTGGACCAGGGTTACCTGCCGTTCCTCAAGGGCGAGGGGCTCGCCGTCGCGTTCACCGACCCGGTGTTCCGCGGCCTGCTGGAGAAGACACCGGAAGAGGACTCCGGCACGGCGATCCTGCGCTGGCTCGGCATGATCACCGGCGCCGACCGGACGTGGGACCAGCTGCCGTTCCTGCGTGAGCACTGGGACGGCCCGATCGTGCTCAAGGGCATCCAGCACGTCGCCGACGCGCGCCGCGCGGCCGAGGCCGGGATGGACGGCATCGTCGTCTCCAACCACGGCGGCCGCCAGGTCGACGGCGCGATCGGCGCGCTCGAGGCGCTGCCCGGCATCGTCGCGGCGGTCGGCGACCGGCTGGAGGTGCTGTTCGACTCCGGCATCCGCACCGGCGCCGACGTCCTCAAGGCGATCGCGCTCGGCGCCCGCGCGGTGCTGGTGGGCCGCCCGTGGGTGTACGGCCTGGCGCACGCGGGCGAGGACGGCGTCCGGCACGTGCTGCGGAGCATCCTGGCCGACTTCGACCTGACGATGGGACTTTCCGGCCACCGGACGCTCGCCGACCTGGGCCCGGACTCGCTCCAGCGGACGTGA
- a CDS encoding GNAT family N-acetyltransferase has translation MSDVRSAGPSDVDAVVGILVAAFQDDPMSRWIFPGDDRRRTRAHPAFFRALTDLAVATGSVDLTADHTAAVIWTPAGGEGGGDVLIPGLDDDELHRLGVLLGLLAAREPREPHWHAQFIGVRPGRQREGLGARLVRHGLDRYDAEGASTYLEASSPDSARLYRRLGFTDHGPAFSPPGGPPMQPMQRPPA, from the coding sequence ATGAGCGACGTCCGGTCCGCGGGTCCGTCCGATGTGGACGCCGTCGTCGGCATCCTCGTCGCGGCGTTCCAGGACGATCCGATGAGCCGCTGGATCTTCCCCGGCGACGACCGCCGCCGCACCCGCGCGCACCCGGCGTTCTTCCGCGCGCTCACCGACCTCGCCGTCGCGACCGGGAGCGTCGACCTGACGGCCGACCACACGGCCGCGGTGATCTGGACCCCCGCCGGCGGTGAGGGCGGCGGTGACGTGCTGATCCCGGGCCTCGACGACGACGAACTGCACCGGCTGGGCGTCCTGCTCGGCCTGCTGGCCGCCCGCGAGCCGCGCGAACCGCACTGGCACGCGCAGTTCATCGGCGTCCGGCCCGGCCGGCAGCGGGAAGGCCTCGGCGCGCGGCTGGTCCGCCACGGCCTCGACCGCTACGACGCCGAGGGCGCGTCGACCTACCTCGAAGCCAGTTCGCCGGACAGCGCGCGGCTCTACCGGCGGCTCGGGTTCACCGACCACGGCCCGGCGTTCTCGCCGCCGGGCGGGCCGCCGATGCAGCCCATGCAGCGTCCCCCGGCCTGA
- a CDS encoding APC family permease, with protein MRTHTPERRGLGARRLGAVQIVFFVVAAAGPLYAIAGGVSATYAVTGSIGVPLSFVVLAPVLALFAVGYAAMSRYITNAGAFYPYVAHGIGKSAGTGVAYVTVVAYSSIQLGIYGIFGLSVSTWLAALFGVHVPWWVIALLTVLVVGAAGVLRIDLNAKVLGVALALEVAVLVVVNAGMFAHPAGGHVSLAPLAPSSLFTAGTGAVFAFSIAVFLGFEGAATYGEECRDPSRTVGRATYIAIGLTAVLYVVSSLGMAVATGPDHIVERAAAEGPGLLFGLAGEHLGTAFSGVAYVLFLTSQCAAMVSFHNAVGRYFFALGRDGLLPVGFSRTSKRTGAPIGGSLVQTTIAFVVVAVFALAGRDPFTDLFTWTGVTASTGVTIIMIAVSLSVAGFFRRHPGEETRWRRQVAPLLAALALSVILVLIVVHFAVLLGPAGSNPLLRWGLPGLLALAGLVGFLRGESLRTRLPDVYAGIGGPVRETEELVGR; from the coding sequence ATGCGCACGCACACGCCCGAACGGCGCGGCCTCGGCGCCCGGCGGCTCGGGGCCGTCCAGATCGTGTTCTTCGTGGTCGCGGCGGCGGGCCCGCTGTACGCGATCGCCGGCGGGGTTTCGGCGACCTACGCTGTGACAGGCAGTATCGGGGTGCCACTTTCGTTCGTGGTGCTGGCTCCCGTGCTCGCGTTGTTCGCCGTCGGGTACGCCGCGATGAGCCGTTACATCACGAACGCCGGTGCGTTCTACCCGTACGTCGCCCACGGAATCGGGAAATCGGCGGGCACCGGTGTCGCCTACGTGACCGTCGTCGCCTATAGCTCGATCCAGCTCGGGATCTACGGCATCTTCGGCCTTTCCGTTTCGACGTGGCTCGCCGCGCTGTTCGGCGTGCACGTGCCGTGGTGGGTGATCGCGCTGCTGACGGTGCTGGTCGTCGGCGCGGCCGGGGTGCTGCGGATCGACCTCAACGCGAAGGTGCTCGGCGTCGCGCTGGCGTTGGAGGTCGCGGTGCTCGTGGTGGTGAACGCCGGTATGTTCGCGCACCCGGCCGGCGGTCACGTTTCGCTGGCGCCGCTGGCGCCGTCGAGCCTGTTCACCGCCGGGACCGGCGCCGTCTTCGCCTTTTCCATCGCCGTTTTCCTCGGTTTCGAAGGCGCCGCGACCTACGGCGAGGAATGCCGCGACCCGAGCCGGACGGTCGGCCGGGCGACCTACATCGCGATCGGCCTGACCGCCGTGCTGTACGTCGTTTCCTCGCTCGGGATGGCCGTCGCGACCGGCCCCGACCACATCGTGGAACGGGCCGCCGCCGAAGGGCCGGGCCTGTTGTTCGGGCTCGCCGGGGAACACCTCGGTACGGCTTTTTCCGGCGTCGCCTACGTACTGTTCCTGACGAGCCAATGCGCCGCGATGGTGAGTTTCCACAACGCGGTCGGCCGGTATTTCTTCGCACTCGGCCGGGACGGCCTGCTGCCCGTCGGGTTCAGCCGCACGAGCAAGCGCACCGGCGCCCCGATCGGCGGTTCCCTGGTGCAGACCACGATCGCCTTCGTCGTCGTCGCGGTGTTCGCGCTGGCCGGGCGCGACCCGTTCACCGACCTGTTCACCTGGACCGGCGTCACCGCGTCGACCGGCGTCACGATCATCATGATCGCGGTTTCGCTGTCGGTGGCCGGCTTCTTCCGGCGTCATCCGGGGGAGGAGACGCGCTGGCGGCGGCAGGTCGCGCCGCTGCTGGCGGCGCTGGCGCTGAGCGTGATCCTGGTGCTCATCGTCGTCCACTTCGCCGTCCTGCTCGGCCCGGCGGGCTCGAACCCGCTGCTGCGCTGGGGCCTGCCGGGGCTGCTGGCGCTGGCCGGGCTGGTCGGCTTCCTGCGGGGCGAGTCGCTGCGCACCCGGCTCCCCGACGTCTACGCCGGGATCGGCGGCCCGGTCCGCGAAACCGAGGAGCTGGTGGGCCGATGA
- a CDS encoding GOLPH3/VPS74 family protein translates to MRRLTLVDSFFFLGHDEFTGRAVLGRTSLGIGLAGAVLCDLLFSDRITVEDRKVRPITRRPPGIPTMDRIFSEILGESAAHGVRDWIDHLRATLPSITADNLISLGLVRRAPDRVLLRRTHRYPPADLLVSTAARSKARSAVFGVEQPDPHAACLALLAWTAGVSDLCEPELGRAQVRTWMADTHESLPRRIADVITGVEAVAAAVVYTGDRK, encoded by the coding sequence ATGCGCCGGCTCACCTTGGTCGATTCGTTCTTCTTCCTCGGGCACGACGAGTTCACCGGGCGCGCGGTGCTCGGCCGGACGTCGCTCGGCATCGGGCTGGCCGGCGCGGTGTTGTGCGACCTGTTGTTCAGCGACCGGATCACCGTCGAAGACCGCAAGGTCCGCCCGATCACCCGGCGGCCGCCGGGAATTCCGACCATGGACCGGATCTTTTCCGAAATCCTCGGCGAATCCGCCGCGCACGGCGTGCGCGACTGGATCGACCACCTGCGCGCCACCCTGCCGTCGATCACCGCCGACAACCTCATCTCGCTCGGGCTCGTGCGCCGCGCCCCGGATCGGGTGCTGCTGCGCCGGACGCACCGCTACCCGCCCGCGGACCTGCTCGTCTCGACGGCCGCGCGCAGCAAGGCCCGGTCGGCGGTCTTCGGCGTCGAGCAGCCGGACCCGCATGCGGCGTGCCTGGCCCTGCTCGCGTGGACCGCGGGGGTCTCCGACCTGTGCGAACCGGAACTCGGCCGGGCGCAGGTGCGCACCTGGATGGCCGACACCCACGAGTCGCTGCCGCGCCGCATCGCCGACGTGATCACCGGGGTGGAGGCGGTCGCCGCGGCCGTCGTCTACACCGGCGACCGGAAGTGA
- a CDS encoding saccharopine dehydrogenase family protein produces MRAHDVVLFGATGFTGGLTAEYLARHAPADLRWALAGRNRGKLEAVRARLAEIDDRFAALDLLVADSGDPASLRAVAEATKVVITTVGPYLSQGEPLVAACAEAGTDYVDLTGEPEFADLMYLKHDRRARETGARLVHACGFDSIPHDLGAWFTVRQLPEGVPLRVDGYVRASGMPSGGTFLSALTVLSRMPAGARAARERAAAEPRPAGRFARAPLGRPHRVPGVGWWAVPLPTIDPEVVRRSAAAVERYGPDFTYRHFAAVKHLPVLAGGAVGVGALFAAAQVPPARRALSRLLAPGNGPSPERRARSWFSVRFIGEGGGRRVVTEVSGGDPGYDETAKMLAESALCLATDDLPETAGQVTTAAAMGDSLLDRLTKAGIRFETL; encoded by the coding sequence ATGCGCGCGCACGACGTGGTCCTGTTCGGCGCCACCGGCTTCACCGGCGGTCTCACCGCCGAGTACCTGGCCCGGCACGCGCCCGCGGACCTGCGCTGGGCGCTGGCCGGGCGCAACCGCGGCAAGCTCGAGGCCGTGCGGGCGCGGCTCGCGGAGATCGACGACCGGTTCGCGGCGCTCGACCTGCTCGTCGCCGACTCCGGCGATCCGGCGTCGCTGCGCGCCGTCGCCGAGGCCACGAAGGTCGTGATCACGACGGTCGGGCCGTACCTGAGCCAGGGTGAGCCGCTGGTCGCGGCGTGCGCCGAGGCGGGCACCGACTACGTCGACCTGACCGGCGAGCCCGAGTTCGCCGACCTGATGTACCTCAAGCACGACCGGCGCGCCCGCGAGACCGGCGCGCGGCTGGTGCACGCGTGCGGGTTCGACTCGATCCCGCACGACCTCGGCGCGTGGTTCACCGTGCGGCAGCTGCCCGAAGGCGTGCCGCTGCGCGTCGACGGTTACGTCCGGGCGAGCGGGATGCCGTCGGGTGGCACGTTCCTCAGCGCGCTGACCGTGCTGTCCCGCATGCCGGCCGGCGCGCGGGCGGCTCGCGAGCGCGCGGCCGCCGAGCCGCGTCCGGCGGGCCGGTTCGCGCGGGCCCCGCTCGGCCGGCCGCACCGGGTGCCCGGCGTGGGCTGGTGGGCGGTGCCGCTGCCGACGATCGACCCCGAGGTCGTCCGCCGGTCGGCGGCCGCGGTCGAGCGCTACGGCCCGGACTTCACCTACCGGCACTTCGCCGCGGTCAAGCACCTGCCGGTGCTGGCGGGCGGCGCGGTCGGTGTCGGCGCGCTGTTCGCCGCCGCGCAGGTCCCGCCGGCCCGGCGGGCGCTGTCCCGGCTGCTGGCGCCGGGCAACGGGCCGAGCCCGGAACGCCGCGCGCGGTCGTGGTTCTCGGTGCGGTTCATCGGCGAGGGCGGCGGCCGGCGCGTGGTGACCGAAGTGTCCGGCGGCGACCCGGGTTACGACGAGACGGCGAAGATGCTCGCGGAGTCGGCCCTCTGCCTGGCGACCGACGACCTCCCGGAGACGGCCGGCCAGGTGACCACGGCGGCGGCGATGGGCGACTCGCTGCTCGACCGGCTCACCAAGGCGGGGATCCGCTTCGAGACCCTCTGA